From Drosophila nasuta strain 15112-1781.00 chromosome X, ASM2355853v1, whole genome shotgun sequence, one genomic window encodes:
- the LOC132796782 gene encoding E3 ubiquitin-protein ligase Ubr3 isoform X1, with amino-acid sequence MDEDDNISNADISIDDDDGVDQTTSTSTQQHQQQQQQQQPQQTGDEDESSDVDLRTAYALQFQLANVTSRSGSGSGSGNSSSSSGVGSVAAPTVAATTTTTTAASGSGIDNSPFHDWDSQTTTTTQTPRSSSGGGVAVNNDDDGSAAAAAGGAKPSFFFGTSSFILRSRKEVAALINTECCRGSPTPDLDSIMDTLFNPGTPIDNPDNIEWIRWLIAGGRTPKEFVKIVRSYDNHAKCGLVWVPHVVAYRCRTCGISPCMSICRDCFKKGNHTNHDFNMFLSQAGGACDCGDTSVMKAEGFCSDHGINNRVNRDPVPNNLLAVAEAIMPKLLFRLLQHFREHSDASLQAHSVTSYSCEAFANMLIDLNNMGEIMRKVMTRTLINADVYSYFMETPCQDTRNGRFLKANREKYEDAVNRFPNPEPPDEYRDLPALGNKLVHTTLLEEFIFWTFKFEFPQTLVCFLLNMLPDQDYKEHLTRTFVMHYSRIPSVLEMSRDPDTLSNRVVHMSVQLFSNESLALKMVNELSLLHVMIISLKLMMSKILIQNTLHDPKKNFHFVIDCTRQVMKDHCYWPLVSDFNNVLSHESVALVFLRDDNLIDMWFQFLQMLQGMNVNVRETASHVEFEPNSYYAAFSCELEASAYPMWSIISHLQDGTHAHLARKIINYCVTTLHEWLDSIYIKEPKLSLEEMMQASFHFPLHRYLAAFVCQAVTKMGISLSEVLPSRPDILPLLMIHPLRVQSFFYEILAGKWVRNGLQIKGQAMTYIQANFCNSMADMDLFFLQICATNLSQYFFLQNTIELFDVGQWLETSPLKQPQKPEQSSMLEGFLTFLATLVTSRTNLGNDEATQCIIEISALLATENKTHSQLLELMPERSGNVHTKNFETFLKKLSVYKAPSSGSENLEQGLFTPIDEVWEEYYDPLHVLLRAVHRRDFQSSLDRFTNYVKSKHKMPASGNLWPPFRLPLPVGAAFTDPCRILNSRLFHSTILSIFFRAVHTRDVSEHLLALAVFLLEIAVETSSDINAGMTTAGAGVGAGASSSNAAAAAAAAAASPVAMVECEPQHKSGYGYGYGGNRREPPKLFHCYPTDNLSCNLRHVVSKVSLKSRDPQVTSSSYRSNPFYSDLDFDVDTETMRMIGDTYGLDDLDETSGAMSVARTQQQQQQQQQQQQGRNNAISRMRMEVALVPDLSVVAETGVVLLQQDDNDHDGRDAAMDMSPAGQDFHHFPLQQITLPESGMEVAIRRDLLLAESTTTVTATITDEDTTRVVATVAPTAAANAAAAAAIGAGAGAGGNEMFSPSTPTGSGMLLPFQRVRLPVAVPSSNMDIVPSHALGAASGVGGSLGGDASGARKRTVDIAIGGAGNKDELHMDESILSLLLKLHSQLSGNLDSFSLSDNGATSSTSTSHVNANDAMDVDCNEASTSSALAERFATSSTGSSYHQQHIQVSSSRIGDGPFFIGNLLRKIATRDEQCAQSIDDIRTRLWPNQREKQAEARARETKEKEERRKKARERQQKMMQDFANKQKQFMQSAAAAANNMDYGLEDDDEEAMYEEQAREKEYDCIICNCTTASTETNPIGLVVLVESSGIVGHRRRNVERLPLPLNDDDKERLAVTTRLATEFTRRTDLLSLKFGDESWYLSNNMAYDNGVHVQSCGHHVHLSCLEAYLKTLYTTQRQPVQDRGEFYCPVCRQLSNSVLPLSPQLDRPMHLVRSGNQPFEQLVADLTDLIKENETIPQPTKLTEAMGHAMEVMTNIAQRKVKCASITFRKLFIFVTSIARTNLEAEIIQRGGSLCSSNATRYKPKRDCIVPLLHVLSVHVRVLVEWPLWSSWASLAGMPVNDTEPLPAHCRELIPSLLADPIALLLKFILLAPLHLDQDYFTCMVKVMYNLLYYQIVVQLCVTLTDLECDYILAHFGGGHHQQSSSLLSGSRRSTLQSCAQLGSAMALVLNQTNRLSHLRRDSIPSTSTSTSAASASSSSSSSSSTSTSSSSSSSNSSEVNLKSMELQLQSLCLPFLRIAALLRQHLYRHEMPEISAPGLEFVRLVYYLELVTDSMDWDCFNASKGLCFIPGTEQTLPQFWCKQLMDVHPPTDTVRELILMNQHSLWQQPRLLKLPREYERLFTYYHERPCLNCYKVPKESSICLLCGTIVCLKQNCCAEKECCEAVRHTLSCGGGIGIFLVVTSTYIIVIRGRRACLWGSLYLDDFDEEDRDLKRGKPLYLSQDRFNLLESQWLSHKFAHTKHTWVFHRDLL; translated from the exons ATGGATGAAGATGACAACATATCCAATGCTGACATAAGTAtcgatgatgacgatggcgTTGATCAgacaacgtcgacgtcgacgcagcagcaccaacaacaacaacagcagcaacaaccacagcaaacTGGCGATGAAGATGAATCCTCGGATGTGGATTTGCGTACCGCTTATGCGCTGCAATTTCAGCTAGCTAATGTTACCAGTCGCAGTGgtagcggcagcggcagcggcaacagtaGTAGCAGCAGCGGTGTCGGGAGCGTAGCTGCTCCAACAGttgcagctacaacaacaacaacaactgcagcaagtGGTAGTGGCATCGATAATTCGCCATTTCATGATTGGGACtcacagacaacaacaacaacgcaaacgccacgcagcagcagcggcggcggcgtcgctgtcaataatgatgatgatggcagcgctgccgctgcagctggCGGCGCCAAGCCAAGCTTCTTCTTTGGCACCTCCTCGTTCATATTGCGCAGCCGCAAGGAGGTCGCCGCATTGATCAATACGGAATGCTGCCGTGGCAGCCCGACACCGGATTTGGATTCCATTATGGATACGCTCTTCAATCCCGGCACGCCCATCGATAACCCCGATAATATCGAATGGATACGATGGCTAATTGCCGGCGGTCGGACGCCCAAGGAATTTGTCAAAATTG TTCGAAGTTATGATAATCACGCCAAGTGTGGCTTGGTCTGGGTGCCACATGTGGTGGCATATCGATGTCGCACCTGCGGCATTTCGCCCTGCATGTCCATCTGCCGTGACTGCTTCAAGAAGGGCAACCACACCAACCATGACTTCAACATGTTCTTATCGCAGGCGGGCGGCGCTTGCGATTGTGGCGACACATCCGTGATGAAGGCCGAAGGCTTTTGCAGTGACCATGGCATCAACAATCGTGTGAATCGTGATCCCGTGCCCAACAATCTGTTGGCCGTCGCGGAGGCGATAATGCCAAAGCTGCTGTTCCGTTTGCTGCAGCATTTCCGGGAGCACAGCGATGCCTCACTGCAGGCGCACTCAGTCACCTCGTATTCGTGTGAGGCATTCGCCAATATGCTGATCGATTTGAATAACATGGGCGAGATAATGCGCAAGGTGATGACACGCACCCTGATCAATGCCGATGTGTATTCGTATTTTATGGAAACACCCTGCCAGGATACGCGCAACGGGCGATTCCTGAAGGCGAATCGCGAGAAATACGAGGATGCTGTGAATCGATTTCCCAATCCCGAGCCACCGGATGAGTATCGTGATCTGCCGGCGTTGGGCAACAAACTGGTGCACACTACGCTGCTTGAGGAGTTCATCTTTTGGACGTTCAAATTTGAGTTTCCCCAGACGTTGGTTTGCTTCCTGCTCAACATGCTGCCGGATCAGGACTACAAG GAACACCTGACACGCACCTTCGTGATGCACTACAGTCGCATTCCATCCGTGCTGGAAATGTCGCGGGATCCCGACACGCTCAGCAATCGTGTTGTCCACATGAGCGTACAGCTCTTCTCCAACGAGAGTCTGGCACTCAAGATGGTCAACGAACTCTCGCTGCTGCATGTGATGATCATCAGTCTGAAGCTCATGATGTCCAAGATACTCATACAGAATACGCTGCATG ATCCGAAAAAGAATTTCCATTTTGTGATCGATTGTACGCGACAAGTGATGAAGGATCATTGCTATTGGCCCCTTGTCTCGGACTTTAACAATGTGCTGTCGCATGAATCCGTTGCTTTGGTGTTTCTCCGCGATGACAATCTGATCGATATGTGGTTTCAGTTTCTGCAAATGCTGCAGGGCATGAATGTGAATGTCCGCGAGACGGCATCGCATGTGGAATTCGAACCCAACAGCTATTATGCGGCATTCTCCTGCGAACTGGAGGCCAGCGCCTATCCAATGTGGTCGATAATATCGCATCTACAGGATGGCACACATGCGCATCTCGCCCGCAAGATCATCAACTATTGTGTGACAACGCTGCACGAATGGCTCGACTCGATCTACATCAAGGAGCCCAAACTGTCGCTG GAGGAAATGATGCAGGCTTCGTTTCACTTTCCGCTCCATCGTTACCTGGCTGCATTCGTTTGCCAAGCGGTCACCAAAATGGGCATCAGCCTCAGCGAAGTGTTGCCCTCGCGTCCAGACATATTGCCTCTACTCATGATACATCCGCTGCGAGTGCAG AGTTTCTTCTACGAAATACTTGCTGGCAAATGGGTGCGCAATGGACTGCAGATCAAAGGTCAAGCCATGACCTATATACAGGCGAACTTTTGCAATTCGATGGCCGACATGGATCTGTTCTTTTTGCAAATCTGTGCCACAAATCTGTCGCAATATTTCTTTCTGCAAAACACCATCGAACTGTTCGATGTGGGCCAATGGCTGGAGACGTCACCGCTGAAGCAACCGCAAAAACCGGAGCAATCCTCAATGCTGGAGGGTTTTCTCACATTCCTCGCCACCCTGGTCACAAGTCGCACCAATCTGGGCAACGATGAGGCGACCCAGTGCATCATTGAGATTAGTGCGCTGCTGGCCACCGAAAATAAAACGCATTCACAGTTGCTCGAACTGATGCCCGAGCGCTCTGGCAACGTGCACACCAAGAACTTTGAGACGTTCCTCAAGAAGCTATCCGTCTACAAGGCGCCATCGAGTGGCTCCGAGAATCTGGAGCAAGGTCTCTTCACGCCCATCGACGAGGTGTGGGAGGAATACTATGATCCGTTGCATGTGCTCCTCCGTGCAGTGCATCGTCGCGATTTCCAATCATCGCTGGATCGCTTCACCAACTATGTCAAGTCGAAGCATAAGATGCCAGCCAGCGGCAATCTTTGGCCACCCTTTCGTTTACCCCTGCCCGTCGGTGCCGCCTTCACGGATCCGTGTCGCATACTCAACTCCCGTCTCTTTCACTCGACCATTCTGTCGATCTTCTTCCGGGCTGTGCATACGCGCGATGTGTCCGAACATCTGCTCGCGTTGGCCGTCTTTCTCCTCGAGATTGCCGTGGAGACGAGCAGCGACATTAACGCTGGCATGACCACAGCAGGCGCAGGCGTAGGCGCAGGCGCATCATCATcgaatgcagcagcagctgcagctgcggctgcCGCATCACCTGTCGCAATGGTCGAGTGTGAGCCGCAACACAAGTCCGGCTATGGCTACGGCTATGGGGGCAATCGACGTGAACCGCCGAAGCTCTTCCATTGCTATCCCACCGACAATCTCAGCTGCAATCTGCGGCATGTGGTGAGCAAAGTGTCGCTGAAATCCCGGGATCCGCAGGTGACCAGCTCCAGCTATCGCTCGAATCCGTTTTACAGCGATCTGGACTTTGATGTCGATACGGAAACAATGCGGATGATTGGCGACACTTATGGCCTGGATGATTTGGATGAGACATCGGGGGCAATGAGTGTGGCACGcacccagcaacagcagcagcaacaacaacaacagcaacagggaCGCAACAATGCCATTTCACGCATGCGCATGGAGGTGGCACTTGTTCCCGATCTCTCCGTGGTGGCGGAGACGGGCGtggtgctgctgcagcaggATGACAACGATCACGATGGACGCGATGCGGCCATGGATATGAGTCCAGCTGGCCAGGATTTCCATCATTTTCCGCTGCAACAAATAACGCTGCCCGAGAGCGGCATGGAGGTGGCCATCCGGCGGGATCTGTTGCTCGCCGAGAGCACAACAACCGTAACCGCAACAATCACGGACGAGGACACCACCAGAGTTGTGGCAACTGTGGCGCCCACCGCTGCtgccaatgctgctgctgctgcagccatCGGTGCCGGTGCCGGTGCCGGTGGCAATGAGATGTTCTCGCCGAGCACACCGACGGGCAGCGGCATGTTGTTGCCGTTCCAACGCGTCCGTTTGCCGGTGGCTGTGCCCAGCTCCAACATGGACATTGTGCCATCGCATGCGCTGGGCGCTGCATCGGGAGTGGGCGGCAGCCTCGGTGGCGATGCGAGTGGCGCCCGAAAGCGGACGGTGGACATTGCCATCGGCGGGGCGGGCAACAAGGATGAGCTGCACATGGACGAGAGCATTTTGTCGCTGCTCCTCAAGTTGCACTCGCAGCTGAGCGGCAATCTCGATAGCTTCTCGCTGAGCGATAACGGCGCCACCTCGTCCACCTCCACGTCCCATGTCAATGCCAACGATGCCATGGATGTGGACTGCAATGAGGCGAGCACCAGCTCGGCGCTAGCGGAACGCTTTGCGACCAGCTCGACCGGGAGCAGCTATCATCAGCAGCACATTCAGGTGTCGAGTTCGCGCATCGGCGACGGACCGTTCTTCATTGGGAATCTGCTGCGCAAGATTGCCACACGGGATGAGCAGTGTGCCCAGAGCATCGACGATATACGCACCCGACTGTGGCCCAATCAGCGGGAGAAACAGGCGGAGGCGAGGGCGCGGGAGAccaaggagaaggaggagcgACGCAAGAAGGCACGCGAACGTCAGCAGAAGATGATGCAGGATTTCGCCAACAAACAGAAGCAATTTATGCAATCGGCCGCAGCGGCGGCCAACAACATGGACTACGGACTggaggatgacgatgaggagGCCATGTATGAGGAGCAGGCGCGGGAAAAGGAATACGATTGCATCATCTGCAATTGCACCACGGCGAGCACCGAAACGAATCCCATCGGGCTCGTCGTCCTGGTCGAATCCAGCGGCATTGTCGGACATCGTCGGCGGAATGTCGAGCGTTTGCCATTGCCACTGAACGATGATGACAAGGAACGTCTGGCTGTGACCACCAGATTGGCCACCGAATTCACCCGACGCACCGATCTCTTGAGCTTGAAGTTCGGCGATGAGTCGTGGTATCTGTCCAATAACATGGCCTACGATAATGGCGTTCATGTGCAATCCTGTGGCCATCATGTGCATCTCAGTTGCCTCGAGGCGTACCTCAAAACGTTGTACACAACGCAACGGCAACCGGTGCAGGATCGTGGTGAATTCTATTGTCCCGTCTGTCGCCAGCTATCGAACTCGGTGCTGCCGCTCAGTCCCCAGCTGGACAGGCCGATGCATCTCGTGCGCAGTGGCAATCAGCCATTCGAGCAGCTCGTCGCCGATCTCACCGATCTGATCAAGGAGAACGAAACGATACCg CAGCCCACAAAGCTAACGGAGGCCATGGGCCATGCCATGGAGGTGATGACGAACATAGCGCAACGGAAAGTGAAATGCGCCTCGATCACGTTCCGCAAGCTGTTCATCTTTGTGACATCGATAGCGCGCACCAATCTAGAGGCGGAGATCATACAACGTGGCGGCTCGTTGTGCTCCTCGAATGCGACACGCTACAAACCGAAACGGGATTGCATTGTGCCGCTGTTGCATGTGCTGTCGGTGCATGTGCGCGTCCTCGTCGAGTGGCCGCTGTGGAGCAGCTGGGCCTCGTTGGCCGGGATGCCGGTGAACGATACGGAGCCGTTGCCCGCCCATTGTCGCGAGCTCATTCCTAGTCTGCTGGCGGATCCGATAGCGTTGCTGCTCAAGTTCATATTGCTGGCGCCGCTGCATTTGGATCAGG ACTATTTCACGTGCATGGTCAAAGTGATGTACAATCTGCTCTACTATCAGATTGTCGTGCAGCTGTGCGTCACACTCACCGATCTCGAGTGCGACTATATATTGGCACACTTTGGTGGTGGCCATCACCAAcaatcgtcgtcgttgttgtcagGTTCGCGTCGCAGCACGCTGCAGAGTTGTGCGCAATTGGGCAGCGCCATGGCTCTGGTGTTGAATCAAACGAATCGCTTGTCGCATCTGCGACGCGACAGCATCccaagcacaagcacaagcacaagcgCCGCCAGCGCCAgttcaagcagcagcagcagcagctccacatccacatccagtTCCAGCTCCAGTTCAAACAGCAGCGAGGTGAATCTCAAATCAATggagctgcaattgcaatcgcTTTGCCTGCCATTTTTGCGGATCGCTGCGTTGCTGCGTCAGCATCTCTATCGTCACGAGATGCCTGAGATATCGGCTCCGGGTTTGGAATTTGTGCGACTTGTTTACTATTTGGAATTGGTCACCGATTCCATGGACTGGGATTGCTTCAATGCCTCGAAGGGTTTGTGCTTCATACCCGGCACGGAACAAACGTTGCCACAATTCTGGTGCAAGCAGCTGATGGATGTGCATCCTCCCACGGATACAGTTCGCGAATTGATACTGATGAATCAGCATTCGCTGTGGCAACAGCCGCGTCTGCTCAAATTGCCACGCGAATACGAGCGACTCTTCACA TACTACCATGAGCGACCTTGCCTCAACTGCTACAAGGTGCCCAAGGAGAGCTCCATTTGTCTGCTGTGCGGCACGATTGTGTGCCTCAAGCAAAACTGTTGCGCCGAAAAAGAATGCTGCGAGGCAGTGCGG CACACGTTGTCCTGCGGCGGCGGCATTGGCATCTTCCTGGTGGTCACCTCGACGTACATTATTGTTATCCGTGGGCGACGCGCTTGCCTTTGGGGTTCGCTCTATCTGGACGATTTCGACGAAGAGGATCGTGATCTCAA GCGTGGCAAGCCGCTATATTTGAGCCAGGATCGCTTCAATCTGCTGGAGTCACAGTGGCTGTCGCACAAATTCGCGCACACGAAGCACACTTGGGTCTTTCATCGCGATCTCTTGTGA